TTGGTCATTGTGTCAGTATTGTCACTGGGTTTTCCTTGAACAGCAATAACTCCCCAAATGAGCTGTAAACGTCTAATGGTTTTTTCATGGGGTGTTACTGCAAAAATAAAAGGTTGGGGTCTGTATCTGGATACCATCTGTGCGGTAAAACCACTTTCGGTTGCGGTAATAATGCCTTTAATATTTAGCTCGACAGCAATTTGTACCGATGCATGACTGATAGCGTCCGTTGTGTTGGTTCGTTTAAACCCTGAGCGAACTAGCTCCGTTTCACAATCAATGGCTTGTTCAGTGCGTTTAGCTATGGATACCATAGTCTTAACCGCTTCTACAGGATATTGTCCAGAAGCAGTTTCGCCACTTAACATAATAGCATCTGTACCATCTAAAATAGCGTTGGCAACATCACTCGCTTCTGCTCGGGTTGGTCTTGGATTAACCATCATGCTTTCGAGCATTTGGGTTGCGGTAATAATGGGCTTGCCTAACTTATTACATAATTTAATCATCGCTTTTTGAATAAGTGGTACTTCTTCGGCTGGTATTTCAACCCCCAAATCACCACGGGCGACCATAAGGCCATCCGATACTTCTAAAATTTCTGCCATATTTTTAACGCCTTCGGCATTTTCAATTTTAGAGATAATTTGGATACTTGAGTTATGTTCGTCTAATATTTCTCTAATTACTTGTACATCAGAGGCACGTTGTACAAAAGAGGCTGCAATAAAATCTATATCTTCCTCAATGCCCAATAGAATATCTTGGATATCCTTTTCTGAAACAGGTGGTAATCCTAAACTAACACCAGGTGCGGCAACACGTTTTCTATCACTAATATTGCCACTATTTTCAACGATTGTTACTATCTGATTATCTTCAATAGATTGTACAGTCAGCTCAATCAAACCATCTGCTAATAAAATCTTATTACCTACTTGTACTTCTTGAGGTAAGTTGTGATGAGTGATAGAGGCTATTGTTTCATCACCTACAAGCTCTGCTGTTGTTAAGGTAAATGATTGACCTTTTTTTAGGTTTGCTTTGCCATTTTTAAAGCAACCTAAGCGCATTTCTGGCCCTTTGGTATCTAACATAATAGCTATTGGAATGTTCACTCGTTTAGAAGCAGCTCTAATAGCACTTATCCTTGCTCGATGATCTTGATGACTGCCATGAGAAAAATTAAATCGAGCTACATTCATCCCATTAATCAATAACTGTTCTAAAATCTCTGCTGTATCGGTTGCTGGGCCTAATGTACATACGATTTTAGTCTTTTTCATGATTACTTCCATTGATAACATTCAGATTTCTGTTTTAACTAAGTAATAAATCAGAAAATTATCTAATTAATACAAAACATTATTAACTAGATTCACAGATCATATAGAAGTGTAATCCTTACTAAAGAGAATAACATTGGGCAATATTCCAAGATTACTTGATTACTTTTTTAGAAAAATGTACAAACTTCCAAAATAAAATATTTAAGAATCTGGATAAATTAATTGGAGTTCTTTGAGAAACCTTTTAGTGGAACATAGATATTTTAATATTTATAAGAATTTTAAGTATGCATTAGCAAATTATAAAAGTGTTGAATTATATGACTGCTATTCATGGTAATGTTAATAAAATTAATATATTAGACTTTGGTCTCTGTTGTCTAATGGATAGCGATTGGATTAAATTAATTAATTAAAGAACATAAATTTCGTTTTAAATCATGCCGATTTCGGACTTCTTTTTGTAATGTAAATAGCATTATTTTTTACTTATATTGAGTCAGAATTTTATAAATATTATTATAACTTGCAGTAATTGTTAGTTAGTTTGAAGTTGATATTTATTTGACAAGGAATTAGCTTAATAAGAGATTACTGAGTTATGTTAGAAATATCAGCTGTATCTGCTTTAGACAATGTGAAAATAAAATTAAAACCTTACCAATTAATTGTTCACCATAATGACAACACTATTAGTAGTGAAATTGTTTTTGATAAAAAACTAACTTTAGAGAAAGGTCATTTTTTTATCACAATATTATCTATAAGTCTCTATAAACAGTTAGCCCTAATAGTAGATGAGTGGAGTGCTTATCTAAATTCAGCTTTTTGTGGGAAGTTTTATATAAAAACTCAGCCATTATTAAAAAAAGAAGAGTTTACTTTTCACTATTACCCATGATGATAAATATTACAACAGTGCAGATTATTTAAACTATATGGAAAAAGGATAACTACTAACAGTAACTGTTTAGTAGTCAATGAGGAAAATAGCATGAATAACAAGAAGCCATTACTTATTTTATTCCCTTTTGCAGGAGGTAATTCATTATCTTATAGAGAGATGTTAGAACCATTGCAAACAGTTTATGAAGTAGTAACACCTGAATTACCTGGCAGGGAAGCTTTATCAAATACACCATTAATAGATGATATAAATACATTAGTAGATTATCTTTTTATGAAGGTGATTAAACCTTTAGAGTTAGATAGACAATATATATTTTATGGTCATAGTATGGGAGCATTATTAGCTTATCTTCTGGCTAATAAGATTAAACAAGAGAATCTGCCACATCCTACACATCTTATTGTTTCAGGACGAAATGCGCCTTGTTTTAGAAGAAGTAAGTTCATTCATCATTTGCCTTCCACAGAGTTTTGGGATTCTTTAAAAAACATGGGAGGAATTCCTGATGAGTTTTTAGAGTATCAAGAATTAAAAGATTATTTTGAGCCGATTATTAAAAATGATTTTAAGTTAGTAGAAAATTATAACTACACAATAGCTCAATATAGTTTAGACGTACCTATGACAGTTATCTATGGTGATCAGGAGGATATGACTAAAGAGTCTGTTTACGCGTGGCAACAGGAAAATAAACAACCTATTAATTTTATTGAAATGCAAGGTAATCACTTTTTTATTTTTGATCATATGCCAGTATTAACTAATTATTTAACTTCAATTGTTAAATAAGGTTTAAACGGTAAATTAAACATCTTTTAATTTGTAAATTACAAACCATTGAATAAATGCAATCAATGGTTTTATGGTATAGGTAACTATTGAGCAGCACTGTTAACAAACTGCCAGTAGCGACCTTTTTGTTCTAGCAGTGCGTGATGATTACCTTGTTCGATAATGTTGCCAGCATCCATCACCACAATCATATCCATTTCGTTTAAGTTGGTTAAACGGTGTGTCACCATAATTAAGGTTTTATGTTGAGCATGTTGTTTTAAGATGCGTAATATTTGCTGTTCTGTTTCAGTGTCTAAGCCATTGGTTGGTTCATCTAATAAGATAAGTGGAGCTTGATGGAGTAAGGCTCTAGCAATACCTATACGGGTTTGCTCACCCCCTGAAAGTTGCCTACCACCTTCACCTAACCATTGGTTAAGGCCATCATTTTCAAGTAGCTTACTAAGCCCAACCTGATTTAAAACCTCTATCAGTTGTTGCTCTGTAGTATCTGCATTAGCAATTAAAAGGTTGTGTCGTAATGTGGCGCTAAAAATATGCACGCGTTGTGTCACCACTGAGATCATTTGTCTTAAGGTTTGTTCATCGTAGTCAGCCAGTGCTATTTGGTTAAGGGTAATCTGCCCTTGTTGAGGATCCCAAGCGCGGGTTAGTAGCTGTAGTAATGTTGATTTACCACAGCCTGTTTTACCTAATAGCGCAATATGCTGGCCTGTTTGCAGTTGTAGATTGATATTGGTTAATACATTTTGTGGTTGGTCAGGGTAGCTAAAAGAGACTTTGTTTAGTTGTAGACTGGCTTGAGGTAGATAATCTGCTTTTGCTTGGGTAAAGGTAACATCGGCTTGTTGCGATAGTAATTCATTGACTCGTTTAGCAGATGAGGTAACTTGGCTTAAATGTAAGAAAGCAGTTGCAACAGGCGCAAGGGTTTCAAAAGCTGCTAGTGAAGCAAAGGTAAATAGGGCAATCAGAGGGTTTAAGGTATGGTTAGCTCCAACACCATTAGCCGCTAACCAGAGTATAAGAACAGTAGTTAGGCCAGCAGCTAGAATAATAAAGGATTGGGATAAGCCCGTTAATGAAGCTTGTTTTTTCTGAGTGTTTAACCACTTTATTTCAGTATTATTTAGTTGTGAACGAAAACGTGCTAGTGCATTAAAAATAGCGAGTTCAGCTTGCCCCTGTAACCAAGCAGTAAGCTCTGTTCGATATTGGCCTTTTAATTGGGTTAGGCTAATGCCAATAGGATTGCCTGCATAATAAAAGATAAGAGGGGTGATTAACACTAATACAGTGAGTATAAGGCCTAAGGTTAAAGCTAGATTAGCATCAATAAATAATAAACCAGTAGTGATGATAAAAATCACCATAATGGCGCTGACTATTGGTGAGATGAGGCGTAGATAAAGATGGTCTAGGGTATCGATATCAGCCACTAAGCGATTTAATAATTCGGCTTGTTTAAAACGAGAGATAGCACTAGGGGTTAGTGGTAGTAATTTTCTAAAGGTAAAAACACGTAGCTTAGCTAAAATTCTAAAAGTGGTATCGTGGCTAACTAAGCGCTCACCATAACGAAAAACGGTACGCAGAACCGCAGAACCACGGACACCTGCTGAAGGTAGTAAATAGTTGAAGGTAACGCCCATAATGCCTGCTAAAGCGGTTGAAGCTAAGAACCAACCCGATATGCTTAATAAGCAAATACTGGCAAGTAAGGTGAGAATAGCCAGCAAAATACCTAATGCGATTTTTCGCCAATATTGACGATAAAGTTTTAAGAAAGGATATAAATCACGCATTGTTTAAATCTCCTCTCTTTGGCTAGCTAATAATTGAGCAAAGGCACCCTCAACACTACAGAGTTCTTGATAGTTACCTGTTTGTATAATCATACCCTTATCCATCACCCAGATAGTGTCATAGTTAGCTGTATCTTTTAACTGGTGGGTAATCATAAGCGTTGCTTGATGTTGAGCGGCTTCTGTTAATGATTGCATCACTAACATTTCACTATTAGCATCTAAACTAGCGGTGGGTTCATCTAATAACAATAGCTGACAAGGCATTAATAAGGCTCTAGCAACAGCAAGGCGTTGTGCCTGTCCTACGGAAAGTTGAGTGGCATATTCACCCACTGAGGTTTCTATACCATTAGGCAGACGCTCTAAAAATTCATCAATATAAGCTTTTTTAATGGCGGTAGTTAATTGCTGTTCAGAAGCGTTTGGGTTAGAAAGTAAGATATTTTGTTTAATCGTTGTTTCGGGTAAATAGGGGTTTTGTCCCACCCAACTGAGTTGTTTGCGCCAGTTCTCAATATCAAGCTGATTAAGCTCAACACCATTAACAGTTAACGAACCTTGGTAGGGTAGAAATCCTAGTAATAGATTAAATAGCGAACTTTTACCTGCACCACTATGCCCAACGATAGCAATTTTTTGTTTACTGTTGATGGTAAAAGATAAAGGGCCTGCTAATTGCTGACCCTGTGGCGATAGAATAAATAACTCATTAGCGGTAATGATAATCTCATCTGG
This portion of the Entomomonas sp. E2T0 genome encodes:
- the pyk gene encoding pyruvate kinase, encoding MKKTKIVCTLGPATDTAEILEQLLINGMNVARFNFSHGSHQDHRARISAIRAASKRVNIPIAIMLDTKGPEMRLGCFKNGKANLKKGQSFTLTTAELVGDETIASITHHNLPQEVQVGNKILLADGLIELTVQSIEDNQIVTIVENSGNISDRKRVAAPGVSLGLPPVSEKDIQDILLGIEEDIDFIAASFVQRASDVQVIREILDEHNSSIQIISKIENAEGVKNMAEILEVSDGLMVARGDLGVEIPAEEVPLIQKAMIKLCNKLGKPIITATQMLESMMVNPRPTRAEASDVANAILDGTDAIMLSGETASGQYPVEAVKTMVSIAKRTEQAIDCETELVRSGFKRTNTTDAISHASVQIAVELNIKGIITATESGFTAQMVSRYRPQPFIFAVTPHEKTIRRLQLIWGVIAVQGKPSDNTDTMTKEAIQRCLDAGYIQTGDLVEVTAGIPIGTRGSTNMIQVHVAGTSLGS
- a CDS encoding thioesterase II family protein, which encodes MNNKKPLLILFPFAGGNSLSYREMLEPLQTVYEVVTPELPGREALSNTPLIDDINTLVDYLFMKVIKPLELDRQYIFYGHSMGALLAYLLANKIKQENLPHPTHLIVSGRNAPCFRRSKFIHHLPSTEFWDSLKNMGGIPDEFLEYQELKDYFEPIIKNDFKLVENYNYTIAQYSLDVPMTVIYGDQEDMTKESVYAWQQENKQPINFIEMQGNHFFIFDHMPVLTNYLTSIVK
- the cydC gene encoding heme ABC transporter ATP-binding protein/permease CydC; this encodes MRDLYPFLKLYRQYWRKIALGILLAILTLLASICLLSISGWFLASTALAGIMGVTFNYLLPSAGVRGSAVLRTVFRYGERLVSHDTTFRILAKLRVFTFRKLLPLTPSAISRFKQAELLNRLVADIDTLDHLYLRLISPIVSAIMVIFIITTGLLFIDANLALTLGLILTVLVLITPLIFYYAGNPIGISLTQLKGQYRTELTAWLQGQAELAIFNALARFRSQLNNTEIKWLNTQKKQASLTGLSQSFIILAAGLTTVLILWLAANGVGANHTLNPLIALFTFASLAAFETLAPVATAFLHLSQVTSSAKRVNELLSQQADVTFTQAKADYLPQASLQLNKVSFSYPDQPQNVLTNINLQLQTGQHIALLGKTGCGKSTLLQLLTRAWDPQQGQITLNQIALADYDEQTLRQMISVVTQRVHIFSATLRHNLLIANADTTEQQLIEVLNQVGLSKLLENDGLNQWLGEGGRQLSGGEQTRIGIARALLHQAPLILLDEPTNGLDTETEQQILRILKQHAQHKTLIMVTHRLTNLNEMDMIVVMDAGNIIEQGNHHALLEQKGRYWQFVNSAAQ